Genomic window (Helianthus annuus cultivar XRQ/B chromosome 3, HanXRQr2.0-SUNRISE, whole genome shotgun sequence):
AACAGATATCTTTCTTAACTCCCAAGTGCCTCCTAAATAGTCCTCCACTCGTTTTTTCTCATGTAGTAACCGACCAATATGATTAGCAATCATAAAATGTCTTAAAAATACTAATCAATGCATCGGTTACATTTGTGGTTCaatcggcgccgtaagctacggcctcctgccgtagcttacggtgggcagTGGGTTCCAAGTCTCAGTCAGCGCCGTAAGATACGGCGggtggccgtagcttacggcgggcAGTGGTCTCTTACGCCTTCTTGCTCCTGTCTTACGGCGGCATTTTTGGCAATTCTTTGGgtgccgtagcctacggcagAGACCGTAGCTTACGGCCCTGAATGACTTTTTGCTCCCGTTCTCTTCATTTTTCTTTGGTTCCCACATATTTCGATCACACCAGCCTCTAGCATCCTTCAAGCCCTCTAAAAGCTGCATCTTgtacactttaacacctgcaccaTCATTAACTTGTGATTACCCAATTCACGCAAATAAACGGATAAAATGCAGAATGTGCGTTAAGtttaagccttttaagggttgtcctacggaccacccgtcacatccccacacttacccgttgcttgtcccaagcaaccactTCAAAACTGTTTTTAACCATAAGCGACTAATCATGCAAACCCAACCAAAGTGCCGTCCTTTTACTAGCTTTTTATCaaaccacaagacacacccctctcaaactctcggtgacaagaaaaattagcaacttatgctaaaccactcaatgcgtatatgtgtgtgtgcgacaataagcttgtatgaaaatcaagttGCCTCCTAACCAATGTCTAGCATGCTTTTGGATCAAGGAAACTTACGGGTTGTAATGGGGCTAGGTGCAAGGGTAGGAAAAGGAATATATATGTAGTAGCGAAGGATTttacccggtcttttattacacaatgGAATAAACACACAACTATCAAACTTAACTACTATATACAAAACAACTAAAcatcacttttttttttcatattttcattgctttttctctttttttttttttttttttttttttttttttttttttttttttttagaacaCAACTAAATCACAAACTACTAAACAACCACTAATattataagaccgggtcaaatcgGGTAAATTTTAGGTAACTAACTAGggggtaacaaatgataggctttaagcacaaaatgggcaactaaatgtccaaacccccacccttctcgcaaccatgctcatatatataattaatgaggtccaaccccccaaatcccacactcgcactcatCTAGACGAGGCATCCTAGAAGTCCCCTATCATCTTCAAAGGCATGTTGACTCTAGGATctaacaagtattcacacacaagttctattaacacacaacGCCACTCAAACAAGGAAATCACTAACAATCATGCGTGgctcaattctcaccaagaaaggATTAGAgatgggtgtcggtgtgtcaaatggAACAATATCAAGTGTTCAAAATTTTACACTTTCGCTTGGATTTGCaaaatttttgaatttctcaaaaatttcccccatccccacacttgggatacattgtcccaatgtatggttttgagggaaagatcgcTTTCAACAAAAACATCCCCAATTGCTTATATTCTCAAacccatattttttttttttttttttttattgacaCCACCAACGCTCACAACCCACAAACATATTAACACAAACACCACCCAACCTCCCAAccgcaacataaacataaacacataaacatatatacaaaaatgtacaaaggagCGAAATACGACCTGGCTAGTAATACTTCGGCTGTGGAGGCCCAAAGATGGATGTCATCACATCCGTCCATTCACCAAAACCAAATGCTCCACCGCCACTACTACTTCCTTGATCACTACTTGGATTTGCTTGTTGGTAACTCATAGCATGCGGATCCACCCATTGAGAGTGGTGCAATGGTGGGGTGGGGTATGACACACTACCATCATATGGTGGAAGTGTGGTGTAGTCCACAACGGGTGGATCTCCTACAACCGGTTGCCCCGCATGCCATTGATCGTGCATGCGCCTTTGTCGATCATCCAAGTAACGGTTATTCATCTCTTCTTCATGGGCATATCTATGAGCGCGGTTCAATTGCTCATTCCTATCATAGCTTCTTTTGATAGCCCTTTCCGCACTAGCACCCAAAAAAGTTTGATGATCAAATAACACTTGGTTTGGTTCACTCCAATTGCCGAATGTGGGTGGCCGCCTTTGTTGAATGATTTGACCCATATCCCCCGAGTGGGCCCAATACGGGTCGTAAGCTTGTTGTGCATAGTCAAATGCACTTCCCACATAGCCAGATTGTACGCCGGCTCCTTGAACCCCCGCTTGACCAACACCTCTTACTTGAGCATCTACCGTGAATGTGTCTTCGCGGTAATCATCATCCCCGCTCACTTCATCATCCGTTGACTCGGGCTCCTCTTCCTCCCCCGGTCGTAACGGTCTCGCGTCTACTTTTAACGCTCTCCACCTTCTACCATCCGTTTTCAACTTATGAAACCTATCCGATTCGGTGTACGTCCAATCCGACCCAAGATTCTTAAGGTCGAATGGTCTAAACCTCTTGTAAGAACCTCTTTCATCTCCTTTGATTGCCCCATACTTCTTGAGTAATGCCGTAATCAACCGGCAATGGGGTATAATCTTCCTTTCCCCGCTAATCTTGCTCAACCAGATGTTGTTTAGTACCAAAAATCGGAAAGGAACCTTTGGTGACCCAttcatcaacatatacaaaacTGGTACTTCTTGAAACCGCACCTCCATCTTGTCACCCCGCCTTGGCATGACATTGTACATGCACAACGTCAATAACAACTTCGCTTCCATCCTTAAATTTCTTCTATATAACTTCCCATGTGTTGTGCCCGGAAGGAAGAGGTAATCAAGCATGGCTTGCCATTGTTCATGTTTCGCGGGCTCATGATAAAGATCCCTAAGACTCGGGTAGATATATTCATTGGCCGGCCCATCATCGAACTTCGCCACCCGGCGCAAAGAATCATATGACATTTCCACTTTCACACCATTACACTTCCCAACTAATCGCATCTTGTTCGGAGCCTTGAATGGGGGACATTCGAGTGATGCCACCCACTCTTGAATTTGCTTGTCATACATTTTCTTCGTCTCACCATCATAGCATTTTGTGGCCGCTCCCCAACCCAACGCATTAAACTTGGCGATGATCCCAAACGGGGCAAAATCCGCCTCCCggatttctttttcacaaataaacgCTTCTCCCCTTTGTTTTAACTTGTTCATTTGATCGTGAAAAAGTTCCTCTCTCCATTCCGCGGGTTGGTCTAACAATGAACCGGTTGTCCAATCCGGCTTTGGCCCCCTTGGCGGTGCATCCTCCTCCGAATCCGGGTCACCAATCCGAGCCAATTTCCTCCTTTTCTGTTGTGCCGCATCCCCTTGGGAAGAACTTGCAATTCCCTTTCCTTTCCTAGATGCCATACCTACACACATTCACAACCAAGCAAACAATTCAAGTTAGTTATATTTATcccatcttccccacacttgcttcatgttatagatataaatgtgcaaaaacccaaaatttttattttttcaaacaaaattttggcatgatgtctcctaaaatcagaattttccaacaaaattttataaaacatcaacACATTTATACTAATAACAATCAATGGTTTACAAATTCTATCATCTATCTCATACAAGCAAGTGTGTAAGTAAAAACATGAGGGAAACTTACAAACCTCAATGTACTTCAAAGAATGAACAAAAATTGCATACCTTGgtgttgtagaagatgagaatcactaaagcttgaagttcacacaaaaacccacaaaaagaCCC
Coding sequences:
- the LOC110936165 gene encoding uncharacterized protein LOC110936165, which gives rise to MASRKGKGIASSSQGDAAQQKRRKLARIGDPDSEEDAPPRGPKPDWTTGSLLDQPAEWREELFHDQMNKLKQRGEAFICEKEIREADFAPFGIIAKFNALGWGAATKCYDGETKKMYDKQIQEWVASLECPPFKAPNKMRLVGKCNGVKVEMSYDSLRRVAKFDDGPANEYIYPSLRDLYHEPAKHEQWQAMLDYLFLPGTTHGKLYRRNLRMEAKLLLTLCMYNVMPRRGDKMEVRFQEVPVLYMLMNGSPKVPFRFLVLNNIWLSKISGERKIIPHCRLITALLKKYGAIKGDERGSYKRFRPFDLKNLGSDWTYTESDRFHKLKTDGRRWRALKVDARPLRPGEEEEPESTDDEVSGDDDYREDTFTVDAQVRGVGQAGVQGAGVQSGYVGSAFDYAQQAYDPYWAHSGDMGQIIQQRRPPTFGNWSEPNQVLFDHQTFLGASAERAIKRSYDRNEQLNRAHRYAHEEEMNNRYLDDRQRRMHDQWHAGQPVVGDPPVVDYTTLPPYDGSVSYPTPPLHHSQWVDPHAMSYQQANPSSDQGSSSGGGAFGFGEWTDVMTSIFGPPQPKYY